Proteins encoded together in one Pseudomonas arsenicoxydans window:
- a CDS encoding glucose/quinate/shikimate family membrane-bound PQQ-dependent dehydrogenase: protein MLLGLGVLIALIGLGLAGGGGYLMSLGGSAYFLLMGLAMLVSGLMIARCKPQGAWLYGVALILTAIWAVWDGGFEYWPLVSRVLTFAVIGLVVALIYPTLVRASGATAGRGAYGLAGILGLGVVATMAYMFVPTHVVKASTEPAVTPVTPGSEQKDWAHWGNTTAGNRFAALDQINKGNIDKLQVAWTFRTGDIPQSTGAGAEDQNTPLQIGDTVYTCTAYGKVFALDADTGTQRWKFDPQGTAPNWQRCRGLGYSETPASSDTQPTACTKRLFLPTGDARLIAINADTGKPCEEFGNKGTVDLTTDMGEVKPGYYQQTSTPLVAGDVVIVGGRVADNYSTGEPPGVVRAYDVRSGELVWAWDPGNPNTTKRPPAGETYTRGTPNVWSAMSYDAKLGLVYLPTGNATPDFFGGQRTAFDDKWNSSIVAVDVKTGQVRWHFQTTHHDLWDFDLPAQPLLYDVPDEKGGIQPALAQVTKQGEIFLLNRETGVPIARVEERPVPQGNVPGERYSPTQPFSVDMPSIGNKTLTESDMWGATPFDQLMCRIQFKGMRHEGVYTPPGLDRALQFPGSLGGMNWGSVSVDPNTNYMFVNDMRLGLANYMIPRNKIAAGASGIEMGVVPQEGTPFGAMRERFLSAAGIPCQKPPFGTMSAIDLKTHKLMWQVPVGTVQDTGPLGIRMHLPIPIGMPTLGASLATQSGLLFFAGTQDFYLRAFDTGNGNEIWKSRLPVGSQSGPMTYVSPKTGKQYILLTVGGARQSPDRGDYVIAYALPK from the coding sequence TTGCTGTTGGGGCTGGGTGTCCTGATCGCGTTGATCGGACTCGGCCTGGCCGGCGGCGGTGGTTATCTGATGTCGCTCGGCGGAAGCGCGTACTTCTTGCTGATGGGCCTGGCGATGCTGGTGTCGGGGCTGATGATTGCCCGTTGCAAGCCGCAAGGCGCGTGGCTGTATGGCGTGGCGTTGATCTTGACGGCGATCTGGGCGGTGTGGGACGGCGGTTTTGAATACTGGCCGCTGGTCTCGCGCGTGCTGACCTTTGCCGTGATCGGCCTGGTCGTGGCGCTGATCTATCCGACGCTGGTGCGTGCTTCGGGCGCGACGGCGGGCCGCGGCGCTTATGGTTTGGCCGGTATCCTCGGCCTCGGCGTTGTTGCCACGATGGCGTACATGTTCGTGCCGACTCACGTCGTCAAAGCCAGCACTGAGCCGGCTGTAACGCCGGTCACACCCGGCTCCGAGCAGAAGGACTGGGCCCACTGGGGCAACACCACGGCCGGCAACCGTTTTGCCGCGCTGGATCAGATCAACAAAGGCAACATCGACAAGTTGCAGGTGGCGTGGACCTTCCGCACCGGCGACATCCCGCAAAGTACCGGTGCTGGCGCCGAAGACCAGAACACGCCGCTGCAAATCGGCGACACGGTCTACACCTGCACCGCCTACGGCAAAGTCTTCGCCCTGGACGCCGACACCGGCACTCAGCGCTGGAAATTCGATCCGCAAGGCACCGCGCCTAACTGGCAACGCTGCCGGGGCCTGGGCTATTCCGAAACCCCTGCGTCGTCGGACACCCAGCCCACCGCCTGTACGAAACGTCTGTTTCTGCCGACCGGCGATGCGCGTCTGATCGCGATCAATGCCGACACCGGCAAGCCCTGCGAAGAGTTCGGCAACAAAGGCACGGTCGATCTGACCACCGACATGGGCGAAGTAAAGCCCGGTTACTACCAGCAGACCTCGACCCCATTGGTTGCAGGTGATGTGGTGATTGTCGGCGGTCGTGTTGCCGATAACTATTCCACCGGCGAACCGCCAGGCGTTGTCCGCGCATACGACGTGCGCAGTGGTGAACTGGTGTGGGCGTGGGATCCGGGTAACCCGAACACAACCAAACGTCCGCCGGCCGGTGAGACCTACACCCGCGGCACGCCGAACGTCTGGTCGGCCATGTCCTATGACGCCAAACTCGGTCTCGTGTACCTGCCAACCGGCAACGCCACACCAGACTTTTTCGGCGGGCAGCGCACGGCATTCGATGACAAGTGGAACTCGTCCATCGTTGCCGTCGATGTGAAGACCGGTCAGGTGCGTTGGCACTTCCAGACCACTCACCACGATTTGTGGGACTTTGACCTGCCGGCGCAGCCACTGCTGTACGACGTGCCGGACGAAAAAGGCGGCATTCAGCCGGCCTTGGCGCAAGTCACCAAACAGGGCGAGATTTTCCTGCTCAACCGCGAAACCGGCGTGCCAATCGCCCGCGTCGAGGAACGTCCGGTGCCTCAGGGCAACGTACCCGGTGAACGCTACTCGCCGACCCAGCCGTTCTCGGTGGACATGCCGTCAATCGGCAACAAAACCCTGACCGAGTCCGACATGTGGGGCGCCACGCCGTTTGACCAGTTGATGTGTCGCATCCAGTTCAAAGGCATGCGCCACGAAGGCGTCTACACCCCGCCGGGCCTTGATCGTGCGTTGCAATTCCCCGGCTCGCTGGGGGGCATGAACTGGGGCAGCGTTTCGGTGGACCCGAACACGAACTACATGTTCGTCAACGACATGCGCCTGGGCCTGGCCAACTACATGATCCCGCGCAACAAGATTGCCGCCGGGGCCAGTGGCATTGAAATGGGCGTAGTACCGCAAGAAGGCACGCCGTTCGGTGCCATGCGCGAGCGCTTCCTCTCGGCAGCCGGCATTCCGTGCCAGAAACCGCCGTTCGGCACGATGTCCGCCATCGACCTGAAGACCCACAAACTGATGTGGCAGGTCCCGGTCGGCACCGTGCAAGACACCGGTCCGCTGGGCATCCGCATGCACCTGCCGATCCCGATCGGCATGCCGACCCTCGGCGCTTCGCTGGCCACCCAGTCGGGCCTGTTGTTCTTCGCCGGTACTCAGGATTTCTACCTGCGTGCTTTCGATACCGGCAACGGTAATGAAATCTGGAAGTCGCGTTTGCCCGTCGGTAGCCAGTCGGGGCCGATGACCTACGTTTCGCCTAAAACCGGCAAGCAGTACATCCTGTTGACGGTCGGTGGCGCACGTCAGTCGCCGGATCGCGGTGACTATGTGATTGCCTACGCTTTGCCCAAGTAA
- a CDS encoding Lrp/AsnC family transcriptional regulator — MPDTRPPVLDEIDRQLIAALQINARESVAMLARQLGIARTTVTSRLARLEKTKVITGYGVRLGQRVVDGGLQAYVGITVQPRSGKEVLRRLSAMAQVQQLCAVSGEFDYVAWLRTDSPEQLDQLLDQIGSVDGVEKTTTSIILSSKIDRGQPV, encoded by the coding sequence TTGCCTGACACCCGCCCGCCCGTCCTTGACGAAATCGACCGCCAATTGATCGCGGCCTTGCAAATCAACGCTCGCGAGAGCGTGGCCATGCTCGCTCGCCAACTGGGCATCGCCCGCACCACGGTGACCTCACGCCTGGCGCGACTGGAGAAAACCAAAGTCATCACCGGTTATGGCGTGCGTTTAGGTCAGCGGGTGGTCGATGGCGGCTTGCAGGCGTATGTCGGGATCACGGTGCAACCGCGCTCGGGCAAGGAAGTGTTGCGCCGGCTCAGCGCCATGGCACAGGTGCAGCAACTGTGTGCAGTGAGTGGCGAATTTGATTACGTGGCGTGGTTGCGCACCGATTCGCCGGAGCAGCTGGATCAGTTGCTCGATCAGATCGGCAGTGTGGACGGGGTGGAGAAGACGACGACTTCGATCATCCTGAGCAGCAAGATTGATCGGGGGCAGCCGGTTTGA